The following nucleotide sequence is from Nitrospira sp..
TTGACAGGCCCGTGCAGGTTGTGTTGCCGGGCGAGGCCCCGCCCATCATCGAGCTCGATTGGCGCGATGCATCCGAATCACACCAGAGAGAACGATTGCGGGAATTTCTGTGGAACGATCGGCTGAGGGACTTCGACTTGGCAAGGCCGCCGCTGATGCGCCTCGCCTTGATCCGTGTTGCAGATGACGCGCGCTATCTCATCTGGACGCATCATCATATCGTGCTCGACGGCTGGTGCCTTCCCATTATTATGGGTGATCTGTTCGCGTACTATGCGTTCTTGAAAGGCGGCTCGGACCCGGGCAAGCCGCAGTCGCAACCGTATCGAAACTATGTCGAATGGATTGCATCTCAGGATCAGACGGCGGCGGAACGGTACTGGCGCAAGATCCTGGCGGGCATCACGTCGACCACATCCCTTCCGACGGATCGCTCGCCGGACGGCACGCAGTCGGATGCCGGCTACGGCATGCATCGATTGACGATCTCAGCCGCCAGGACATCGGCCCTTCAGGAGTATGCCTCCAGAGAATGCATCACGGTCAATACGCTGGTACAGGGAGCCTGGGCGCTGTTACTAGGCCGTTACTGTGGTGAGGAAGACGTGCTGTTCGGCACGACGGTGTCGGGACGCTCTGCGGATGTCCCGGAGATCGAGACGATGCTCGGGCTCTTCATCAACACGTTGCCGCTCCGAGTCACCCTGTCGCCGGACGCCGTTCTGCGGGGTTGGCTGCGCGGATTACTGCAGCAGAACGCCGAGTTGCGCCAATACGAGCACACCCCCCTCGCGCAGATCCAGAGCTGGAGTCAGATGCCGCGCGGCAGTCAGCTGTTCGACAGCCTCCTGGTCTTCGACAACCATCCGATCGACAGAACTCTGGATGACGGAGGTGCCGGTTTGACCGCTCACGATGTCTATCTGGAAGGCCAGACCAATTATCCGTTGACCGTCAACGTCGTGCCGGGCGAATCGCTCTGTTTTCTCCTGTCCTATCAAAAGAAGCGGTTCTCTCCTGAACGAGTACAACGCATAGCAAAGCATCTGGACATGGTGCTGAACCAGTTGGTCGCGCGGCCGGACACGCGCCTGTCGGCGATCGGGGTGCTGGGAATCGGGGAGCGGCGGCAGTTGGTGGACGACTGGAACGCAACGAAGCGGAGTTATTCGAGCACGACGGTACCGAAGCTGATCTATGAGCAGGTACAAGGCACACCGCACGCCGTGGCGGTGCGGCTGGACAACCAGACGCTGAGTTATGGAGAGTTGTGGCGCCGAAGCGCGGCTGTGGCAACCGAGGTACGGCGGCAGGGTGTCGGTCCCGATGTGTTGGTGGGAATCTGTGCCGAGCGGTCGCTGGAATTGGTCATCGGCCTTCTGGGAATTTTGCAGGCAGGCGGAGCCTACGTGCCGATCGACCCGAGTTATCCTGCCGATCGAATCGCCTACATGCTGGCCGATGCGGCGCCGGTGGTGTTGCTGACGCAGCCAGCTCTGCGGGAGCAGCTGCCGCTGTTCGCAGGCCTGTGTCTCGAACTCTCTGCTGCTGCGCCGGAAGAATTTGAAACGGCGTATCTTCCGCCGACGCCGGTGAGGCCGGAACATCTGGCCTACACGATCTATACATCCGGCTCCACCGGGCGTCCCAAAGGAGCGGGCAACACGCATGGAGGATTACTCAATCGGTTGCAGTGGATGCAGGAATATTTCGGTCTGACACCGGCCGACCGTGTGTTGCAGAAGACACCGTTCAGCTTCGACGTGTCGGTGTGGGAATTTCTTTGGCCCTTGATGACCGGAGCGGAGTTAGTGCTGGCTCTGCCGGATGAACACAAGGACGGACTGCGGCTCAAAGAGAGGATCCTCAAACAGAAGATCACGACGATGCACTTCGTCCCGCCGATGTTGCAGGCGTTTCTGGAAACGCCTGGGGTGGAGGCCTGTGCCGGAACGTTGAGGCGAGTGGTCTGCAGCGGTGAAGCGCTGAGTGAGGCGGTACAGAGGCAGTGCTGGGCGCGATTGCCGGGGGTGGAACTGCACAATCTCTATGGCCCGACGGAAGCGGCGATCGATGTGACGGTATGGTCGTGTGATCCGACCGCTCCCGCCGATCCAGTCCCGATCGGGCGGCCGATCGCCAACACCCAAATCTATATATTGGATCATCGAGGGGAACCCGTCCCGATCGGCATCCCGGGTGAAGTGCATATCGGCGGTGTGAATGTGGCACGTGGCTATCACCGGCGAGCGGCGCAGACGGCGGAGCGGTTCGTGCCGGATGCATTCAGCGCAGAGCCGGGTCGACGGTTGTACCGGACGGGTGATCTTGCGCGGCACCGGCCGGATGGCGCGATCGAGTATCTGGGCCGGCTGGACCATCAGGTAAAGATCCGAGGAGTACGAATCGAACTGGGCGAGGTCGAAAGCTGCCTGCTCCAACATCCGTCGGTGCAAGAGGCGGTCGTCGTGGCGCAGGACAGAGCGACTGGGAACAAACGCTTGATCGGCTATGTGGTGCCCCGAATGGGCCACGAAGTGTCGGATGAGGCGATACGGCAATGGGTAGGGGCGCAGCTGCCCGATGCGTTCGTCCCAAGTGTCGTGATGGTGATCGAAACCCTACCGGTCACACCCAACGGCAAGGTGGATCGCAAAGCGTTGCCGGTCCCGGATCTACAGCCACGGCGGACGCGGGCCTATGAAGAGCCGATCACGGAGTTTGAACGGAATCTGGCTGCTATTTGGGCCGAGGTGCTTGGACAGCCGCATGTGGGCCGGTTCGACAACTTCTTCGAGCTCGGCGGCGATTCGATCAACACGCTGCAAGTGCTGGCCCGTGCCCATCAGCGCGGCTTGAAATTGACTCCCAAACAATTGTTCGAGCATCCAACGGTAGCGGCAGCCGCCGCGGTGGCGGTGCCGATAGAGGTGACTTCCGAAGTGGAGATACCGGGAAAAGACACAGAAACCGGCGGACTCGTGGGCATTGAGCTGTCCGACGAAGACATGAGTAATCTGCTGGAAGAATTGAAATAGGAGACGGAGTGGCGAAGTCAGCATTACCCGACCATATCAACTCGATCTATCCTCTCTCTCCGATGCAGGAGGGGATGCTGTTTCATACGCTCATGAATCCCGGCACCGGGATTTATCTGATGCAGAACCGGTATCTCCTCGAGGGCGACCTGAATTATGACGCGTTTGTGCGAGCGTGGGATGTGGTGCTCGACCGACATCCGGTGCTCCGAACCTCGTTCCTGTGGAAGAACCAAAAGCGTCCGCTGCAAGCGGTGCACAAACGGGTGGACATGCCGATCGTATCGATGGATTGGAGAGGCCAAACACGTCCTGAGCAGATCGCGAGGTTGGACGCCGAGCTCGAAACCGAACTTCGTGAAGGGTTCGATTTCGCAAAGGCGCCGCTCATGAGGCTGTGGCTGATCCGGCTGGCGGATGACCGGTACCAGTTCGTGCACAGCTTTCACCATATTCTCCTCGACGAATGGTGCATCTCCCTTCTCTTGATGGATTTCCTCGGTCACTATGGATCGCTGGTGCGGGGCGAGCGACTCACGCGAGCGAGACCGCGTCCCTATCACGACTACATCGCCTGGTTGCAGAAACAGGACATCACTGCTGCGGAATCCTTCTGGCGGGGGTACCTCAAAAACTTCCCCACGCCGACGCCGCTGCCTTACGACCGGCTGCCGGAAGGCCTTGCCGACCAAAACGAAGACGCCGCGGATCATTGTTTGCACCTGAGTGCCGACACCTCGGCGACGCTCGTGGATCTGGCCCAGCGGCATCGCCTGACGGTGAACACATTCTTCCAGGGGGCCTGGGCGTTATTGCTCAGTTACTACAGCAGCGAACGTGAGGTCCTCTTCGGCGTGACGGTGGCCGGCCGTCCCACCGAATTGCCGGGCGTTGAGTCGATTCTTGGTCTGTTCATCAATACTCTGCCGCTTCGAATCTCGATGCAGCCGGACCGTCCCCTGATGGACTGGCTGAAGGACCTGTTGGCCGAGAACGTGCGCGTGCGGCAGTACGACTATGCGCCGCTCGTTCAGGTGCAGCGATGGAGTGAGGTGCCACGGGGAGAAGCACTGTTCCACAGCCTGTTCGTCTTCGAAAACGCGCCGGTCGATCGGGAGCTTTGCGAGGGACGGATCATATTCAAGGGCGAAGAGGAACAGTACCGAGTCCACACGAACTATCCCCTTACCGTCATGGGATGGCCGGGACGAGAATTGGGACTCAAGATCTCCTACGACAAGCGGCTGTTCGATGCAGATACGACCGGCCGCATGATCAGGCATTTCAAGACACTGCTCGAAGCGATGGCGGAACAGCCGACCGCTCGGCTCGTCGATCTGTCGCCGCTCAAACAGGATGAGCGGCGACAACTGTTGACCGATTGGAATCCTGAGGTCGTGGCTGCCGGCGAGGAACAGTCCGAAAGCCTGCCGAGGCTGTTCGAGGAACAGGTCGAGCGTCGTCCGGATGCGGTGGTGGTTGAATGCCTCGAAGAGAAGGCGACGTATCGTGAACTGAATCGGCGGGCCAACCGAGTCGCACATGCGTTGGCCGAAGCGGGGGTGCAGCCGGATACTGTCGTGGCGCTGCTGGATGATCGCGGTATCGATCTCTTGACGATGATGCTCGGAGTCTTCAAGGCTGGCGGCGCCTATCTGCCGATCGATCCGCACCACCCCGTGTCGCGTCTCACACAGATTCTGAAGCTGAGCCGTTCCTCAGTCGTACTCACGTCGCAGGATTATCTCGCGCGACTGCAAGAAGCGGTCGTGCAAATCGATGAGGCGTCTCGCCCCCGGCTCATGCCGATCGAACGGATTCTCGACGAAGCCGGTCGTGAAGATAATCCCGGCGATCGAGGACAATCCGAGCATCTGGCCTACGTCATCTATACCTCCGGTTCCACCGGAGTGCCGAAGGGAGCGATGGTCACAAGGCGCGGCATGCTCAACAATATCCGGAGCAAGGTGTCGGGGTTGGCGTTGGGGCCTGCCGACGTCATCGCGCAGACCGCCTCGCAATGTTTCGACATTTCCGTCTGGCAGTTCCTGACGGCGCTCACGTGCGGAGCCAGGACGAGCATCGTGCCTGACGATACATCACGAGATCCATTTCAGCTACTCACGCATCTTGAACGGGCGGACATCACGATTCTGGAAACCGTCCCGGCTCTCCTCCAGGGCCTGTTGGATGCGGGATCGGAGGCGGGCTTCGACGGCGCACCTCGGCTTGAAAAGCTCCGATGGGTTCTGCCCACCGGCGAAGCTTTGCCGCCGCCGGTGTGTCGCCAGTGGTTGGCCCGGTATCGGTCAATACCATTATTGAACGCCTATGGGCCGGCTGAATGTGCCGACGATGTAGCCGTCCATCCTATCCTTGAGCCACCGACGGCCGACATGACGCATATGCCGATCGGATGCCCGATCGAAGGGATCCGTCTGCACATTTTGAACGTCTGGTTGGAGCCGGTGCCGCCGGGGGTTTCCGGGGAGTTATATGTGGCAGGGGTCGGGGTCGGCCGTGGGTATTTGCAAGACCCCTCTCGGACCGCCGAAGTCTTTCTGCCGGACCGGTTCGGATCCGAACCGGGGGCACGGATGTACCGGACCGGTGATCTGGCCCGTTATCGACGGGACGGAGCCATCGAATTCGTCGGACGCGTCGATCAGCAGATCAAGCTACGCGGGTTCCGGATCGAATTGGGCGAAATCGAAACGCATCTGTTGGCGAGTCCGCTCGTGCGGGAAGCGGCCGTGTTGCTGCATACCGACGCGCGGGGCGAGAAACGATTGGCAGCCTATCTCGCCGGTCATGAAGAAGGAGGCCTGAACGTTTCGGCATTGCGCGACCTCTTATCGTCGCAGCTCCCCGAGTATATGGTGCCGACGGCGTTCGTGCCGGTACCGGCGTTGCCGCGCACACCAAACGGCAAGATCGATCGCCTCGCGTTGGCGGCGTTGGATCTGGGCGATCAATTCGCCCGTTCCTATACGGCGCCGCGTACGGCGACGGAGGAAATTCTGGCAGGCATCTGGTCCGATGTGTTGGGTGTCGAGCGAGTCGGCGTGCACGACGACTTCTTCGAGTTGGGAGGGCATTCGCTGCTGGCAACGCAGATCATGTCGCGGCTCCGCAGCACCTTCCACGTCGAGCTGTCGCTGCGGATCGTGTTCGAGGCCACGAGTGTCGCGGCCTTGGCCGCAGCCGTAGACCGCGCGTGGAAAGATGGCGCAGTCATACAGGGACCTCCGTTGGTACCGGTCGCCCGCACCGGTCCGCTGCCCGCATCCTTCGCGCAGCAGCGTCTCTGGTTCCTCGCGCAACTGGAGCCGGACAGCCCCTTCTACAATCTGCCAGCAGGGTTCCGTCTGCGGGGGAAATTGGATGTGGACCTGTTGACGGCCGGTCTCAATCAAGTCATCGCGCGGCATGAAGCGTTGCGGACGGTGTTTCATCAGACCGATGGGCAACCGACGCAGGTCGTGCTGTCTTCGATGATGGTCGAGATTCCCGTCGTCGATCTCCGCGAGATCCCCGAAGAGCAGCGGACGGTCGAGCTGACCAAGCAGAGCGAAGCGGAGGCCCAGCGAATATTTGATCTGACCCACGGTCCGCTGGTGCGCGCACGGGTGTGGCATATCGGAGAAGAGGAATACGTGCTGCTGATGACCCTGCATCATATCGTCTCCGACGGCTGGGCGATGGATGTCTTGATCAGGGAATTGGTGACGTATTACCAAGCGGGTGTCTCAGGACAGCCGGCTGCGCTACCGCCGTTGCCCATCCAGTATGCCGACTATGCGGTCTGGCAGCGTGACTGGATGCAGGGGGCCGTTCTGGAGACTCAGCTGGCCTATTGGAAAGACCGCTTGGGGGATGCGCCGGCCGCATTGGAGTTGCCGACCGATCGGCCTCGCCCAAGCGTGCAGACCTATCGCGGCTCATGCTGCGAGTTTATGGTGCCCGGCGAGTTGGTGCAGCAAATCACGGCCCTCAGTCGCCGGCACGGCCTCACCCTCTATATGACATTGCTCACCGCGTTCACTGCGTTGCTGCGCCATTATAGTGGCCAGACCAGCATTCTGGTCGGTAGTCCTGTCGCGAACAGACTCCGAATCGAGGTGGAAGAGCTGATCGGGCTCTTTGTCAACACGCTCGTGTTGCGAACGGATATTCCGGACAACCCGCGCTGGATCGATCTGTTGGATCGGGTGAGAGGAGAGGTTTTGCGGGCTCAGTCTCATCAAGATCTTCCCTTCGAATATCTGGTGGACGCGCTGCAGCCGGAGCGGAACTTGAGCCATTCTCCGCTCTTTCAGGTCATGTTCACGCTGCAGACGCCGGCGGATCAATCCATGGAACCCCCGGGACTTCGGGTGGACAACATGGAGATCGAGCCGGGTACCACGCTCTTCGACCTGTCGCTGGACATGGTGCTCGAACCTGATCGGTTGTCCGGTTCCTTTGAGTACAGCACCGACCTGTTTGCCGATGAAACCATCGCGCGCATGGTCCGACACTTTCAGGAATTGTTGAGGCAGATCGTGCTGAACCCTGAAGCTCGCGTGAGCGCACTGGGCCTGTTGAGTCAGGATGAGAGCAGACACGTACTTGAGGATTGCAATAAGACGACTGCGCCTTATCCACGCGAGTCCTGCCTCCATCACCTGTTCGAGGAACAGGCCCGACTCACTCCTGATGCCATTGCGATGGTGTGGAACGGCGCGTCGTACAGCTACCGGTTTCTCAATGAACGAGCCAATCAGCTTGCCCGTTATCTCAGATCGCAGGGCATCGCGATGGAAAGTCGCGTCGCGCTGTGCATGGAACGCTCGCTGGAGATGGTCGCTGGGCTGCTGGGGATTCTCAAAGCCGGAGCCGCCTATGTGCCGATGGATCCCCTGTATCCCCGCGAACGACTCCGTTTCATGATCGAGGACAGCGGCGCGCAATTGGTGCTCACGCAACAGCAATTCCTCGACAAGTTTCAAAACCGGACGGTTCCGATCATTGCGCTGGACGAGAGTTGGCCTTCCGTCGCCGCTTTATCCGACATCGATTCCCGGTGGCATACCACACCGGAGAACCTGGCCTATATTCTCTACACCTCTGGGACGACCGGCGAACCGAAGGGCATTGAAATCTCCCACCGAGCGTTGGTCAATCATAGTACGGCCATGGCGAGGCATTACGGTCTTCAGCCGACCGATCGTGTGCTGCAATTCGCTTCGATCAGCTTCGATGTGGCGGCGGAGGAATGCTTTCCCACCTGGGCGGCCGGGGCGACGGTGGTGTTGCGACCCAACGAGTCGGTCCCGGCGTTCGCGGATTTCGAGCAGTTCATCGCGGACCACGGCCTCACCGTGTTGAACTTGCCGACGCCGTACTGGGCCGAATGGATTGAAGCGATGGAACAGACCGACACAACGCTTCCGCACGCGATCCGTTTGGTCATCGTGGGGAGTGAGAAGGCTCTGCCGGAGAGCCTGGTTCGGTGGCAGCGCCTGGCCGGTGCCCGTATCGCCTGGTGCAACTCCTATGGACCGACCGAAACCACGATCACGGCGAGCTACTTCATGCCGGAGCGACAGAAGGATTGGAGTGCGGCATCGACCGTGCCGATCGGCCGACCGATTGCGAACGTGCAATTGTATGTCCTCAATCCTGCCTTGCAGCCGGTTCCGATCGGGGTGGCGGGAGAGCTCTACATCGGGGGCGCGGGAGTGGCCAGGGGGTACCATCGGCAGCCGGCCCGAACGGCCGAACAGTTTATCCCGGACTGTTTTAGCCGTGAACCGGGGGCTCGCTTGTATCGGACGGGAGACCGGGTTCGACGGCTGGCGGACGACAATCTGGAATTCCTCGGTCGATACGATGACCAGATAAAGATTCGGGGGTTCCGGGTGGAACCGGCCGAGATTGAGTTGTGGCTGAAGCGACATCCGGCCGTCAAGGATGCGTTGGTCCTCCAGGAATTGAACGAGCAGCCTGGTGGGGCACGAAGGGGAGAGTCGCGATTGATGGGCTGTGTCGTTCCTCGGATCGACAACGCCACGACGGCGCAGGATCTTCGGAGCTTCCTGGCCGAACGTCTGCCCAGATATATGATTCCCGCCGCCTGGATCTTCCTCGATACCTTACCGCTGACGTCGCGTGGGAAGGTGGATCGTCAGGCGCTGAGAGCTCTCGCCGGACGGATTCAGAAAACGGAACCGGTGTCGGCTCCACTCCAGACCGATACCGAGCAGGCGATTGCAGACATTTGGAAAGAGATTCTCGGCCTCGAAGCAGTCGGTCGGCACGACAATTTTTTCGATCTCGGCGGCGATTCCATTGCAAGTCTGCAAGTGATTGCCCGGGCTAAACAGGTCGGACTGCTGTTTAGCCCTCGTCAGATCTTTCAATACCAAACAGTGGCAGAGCTTGCGGCGGTCGCCGGACGGGAAGCAGTGGTTGCGCTGGAAGCGGAGCAGGGAGCGGTCACCGGCGAGGCGCCATTGACGCCCATTCAACGCGCGTTCTTTGAATTGCCGCTGGTCAATCTTCACCACTGGAATCAATCGGTTTTGCTGGAAGCCAAAGAGCCGCTCGTGGAGTCCGCCTTGGAGGCTGCGGTGACGGCACTCATCGCTCACCATGACGCGCTACGGCTTCGATTCGTGCAGACGGATGACGGTTGGCGCCAATCACACGCGCCGATTCCGCAGGGGCCGCTCGTCTGCCGTGTGAATCTCGCCGCGCTCTCCGACTCGGAACGCCGTGCAGCGTTCGAAGCGCAGGCCACGCAGTGGCAGGGGAGTTTACATATCTCGGAAGGGCCGCTCTTGCACGTGGTCTGGTTCGAGATGGGGGACGGTTTGTCTGATCGGTTGCTGATTGCGGTGCATCACCTTGCGGTGGACGGTGTTTCCTGGAGAATCCTCTTGGAGGATCTGCAGACCTTCTACCGGCAGGCCGTGGAAAACCGTCCTATACAATTGCCGCCCAAGACGACTTCTTTCCGCCAGTGGGCCGAACGGTTACGGCGGTATGCCGAAACCGAAGTCACGAAAGATCTGCCTTCCATCTTCTGGCCGACGACAGCGGGAGAGAGATCGATCGTGCTACCTGTCGACGATCCAACCGGCAGTAATCGGGAGGCCGCCTCCGAGACGCTGACTGTGTCATTGGACGAACGGGATACGCAGGCGCTGTTACATGATGTCTCTGCCGCATATGGAACGCAGATCAACGATGTGTTGTTGACGGCGTTGGCCCAGACCCTCGGCTGGTGGATCGGTCTCGATCGTGTGACGGTCGATCTTGAAGGGCATGGGCGGGAGGATTTGTTTCCAGAACTGGATATCTCGCGCACGGTCGGGTGGTTCACCAGTGTTTTCCCGGTGACCTTGGACGTGACACGTTCGGAGTCGCCCGGAGAAGCGCTTAAGTCGGTGAAAGAACAACTGCGGAAGATCCCAGGCCATGGTATCGGTTACGGCATCGTTCGGTATCTGACGAAGAACGGCCTCGACTCAGCTAGGGCACGTCCTGCGCCGCGGGTTCCGGTGGGATTCAATTATCTCGGACAGTTCGATGCGGTCGCCACGGAAGAGTCGGCTTTCGTTCTGTCTACAGAATCGGTCGGCAAGGAGCAGGATCCCCGCAATCCGATGGAATATGAACTGGATATCAATGCGTCGGTCGTGAACGGATGCCTGGAGGTCATGTGGACCTACAGCCGCGAACGCTATCGTTCCTGCACGATCACGTCCCTGGCAACGGCATATCTATCAGACTTGCGCAAGTTGATCGCCCATTGTCTGTCCACCGACGCAGGCGGCTACACGCCGTCTGATTTTCCGGATGTGGAATTGGAACAGGACGCGCTGGACGCGATCTTGGAGCAAATGAACTGACTTGGAGCGGACATGAGTAAGAAAAAGGATATCGAGTCGATTCATTATCTCTCTCCCCTGCAGGAAGGACTGCTCTTTCATGCCGTGTCCGACGCGGATGCGGATCCCTATTTCACGCAGACCGGCTTCGTCATCGACGGAGATCTGGATCTCGACCCGTTCGAGCAGGCCTGGCACAAGGTGATGGAACGTCACCCAATCCTCCGCACCGGCTTCGTCTGGGACGGCGTCAAACAGCCTATGCAGGTTGCGCGGCGCGACGTGCGGGTTCCGTTGCAGCTGCTCGACTGGCGGGACCGTCACAGCCGTCAGCGGGACGAAGCCCTGGCGCAGTTTCTGCGTGAGGATCGCCGGAAACCGTTCGATCTGCTGACGCCGCCTATGATGCGGCTCACGCTGATCCGGATCGAGGACAATCGCTGGTATTTCATCAACAGCCACCACCATATTTTATTGGATGGTTGGAGTGTGGCACTGCTGCTGCGCGAAGTTGTGATCTGTTATGAGGCGCTCGCCCATGGTCGGCAACCGGTGCTGCCACCAGTAAGGCCCTACGCAGAGTATTTAACTTGGCTGGGGAGCCGCAATCTTGAGTCCGCCGAGATGTTCTGGCGGAACGGCCTGGCGGAATTTTCGACACCGACCGCGTTGCCGCTGGAGATGCCGCAACGCGTGGCTTCCGACGAACTGAAATCCCTGCCGTACGCGGAGCAGGAAGTGCGACTGTCGAAGGCGGAAGTCGAAACATTGACCACTGTCGCCAAACGCCGCCGCCTTACATTGAACACCTTGGCGCAAGGGGCATGGGCGATCCTGTTGCACCGCTGCACGGGGGATCGAGAGGTGCTGTTCGGCGCGACCGTCTCGGGCCGACCGGCGGAACTCCCCGGGTCGTACGTCATGGTCGGATTGTTCATCAACACGCTGCCGGTTCGGGTCACGCTGCCTCCTGATGCGAAACTGGAGGACTGGCTTGCTTCGCTACAGGAACAGAATAGCCTGCTGCGGCAATACGAGTGGACGCCTTTGTCACGGATTCAACGCTGGAGCGACACACCGGGCGGGCGGTCGTTGTTCGACAGTATCATCGTGTTTGAAAACTACCCGGAAGATGAG
It contains:
- a CDS encoding amino acid adenylation domain-containing protein: MAKSALPDHINSIYPLSPMQEGMLFHTLMNPGTGIYLMQNRYLLEGDLNYDAFVRAWDVVLDRHPVLRTSFLWKNQKRPLQAVHKRVDMPIVSMDWRGQTRPEQIARLDAELETELREGFDFAKAPLMRLWLIRLADDRYQFVHSFHHILLDEWCISLLLMDFLGHYGSLVRGERLTRARPRPYHDYIAWLQKQDITAAESFWRGYLKNFPTPTPLPYDRLPEGLADQNEDAADHCLHLSADTSATLVDLAQRHRLTVNTFFQGAWALLLSYYSSEREVLFGVTVAGRPTELPGVESILGLFINTLPLRISMQPDRPLMDWLKDLLAENVRVRQYDYAPLVQVQRWSEVPRGEALFHSLFVFENAPVDRELCEGRIIFKGEEEQYRVHTNYPLTVMGWPGRELGLKISYDKRLFDADTTGRMIRHFKTLLEAMAEQPTARLVDLSPLKQDERRQLLTDWNPEVVAAGEEQSESLPRLFEEQVERRPDAVVVECLEEKATYRELNRRANRVAHALAEAGVQPDTVVALLDDRGIDLLTMMLGVFKAGGAYLPIDPHHPVSRLTQILKLSRSSVVLTSQDYLARLQEAVVQIDEASRPRLMPIERILDEAGREDNPGDRGQSEHLAYVIYTSGSTGVPKGAMVTRRGMLNNIRSKVSGLALGPADVIAQTASQCFDISVWQFLTALTCGARTSIVPDDTSRDPFQLLTHLERADITILETVPALLQGLLDAGSEAGFDGAPRLEKLRWVLPTGEALPPPVCRQWLARYRSIPLLNAYGPAECADDVAVHPILEPPTADMTHMPIGCPIEGIRLHILNVWLEPVPPGVSGELYVAGVGVGRGYLQDPSRTAEVFLPDRFGSEPGARMYRTGDLARYRRDGAIEFVGRVDQQIKLRGFRIELGEIETHLLASPLVREAAVLLHTDARGEKRLAAYLAGHEEGGLNVSALRDLLSSQLPEYMVPTAFVPVPALPRTPNGKIDRLALAALDLGDQFARSYTAPRTATEEILAGIWSDVLGVERVGVHDDFFELGGHSLLATQIMSRLRSTFHVELSLRIVFEATSVAALAAAVDRAWKDGAVIQGPPLVPVARTGPLPASFAQQRLWFLAQLEPDSPFYNLPAGFRLRGKLDVDLLTAGLNQVIARHEALRTVFHQTDGQPTQVVLSSMMVEIPVVDLREIPEEQRTVELTKQSEAEAQRIFDLTHGPLVRARVWHIGEEEYVLLMTLHHIVSDGWAMDVLIRELVTYYQAGVSGQPAALPPLPIQYADYAVWQRDWMQGAVLETQLAYWKDRLGDAPAALELPTDRPRPSVQTYRGSCCEFMVPGELVQQITALSRRHGLTLYMTLLTAFTALLRHYSGQTSILVGSPVANRLRIEVEELIGLFVNTLVLRTDIPDNPRWIDLLDRVRGEVLRAQSHQDLPFEYLVDALQPERNLSHSPLFQVMFTLQTPADQSMEPPGLRVDNMEIEPGTTLFDLSLDMVLEPDRLSGSFEYSTDLFADETIARMVRHFQELLRQIVLNPEARVSALGLLSQDESRHVLEDCNKTTAPYPRESCLHHLFEEQARLTPDAIAMVWNGASYSYRFLNERANQLARYLRSQGIAMESRVALCMERSLEMVAGLLGILKAGAAYVPMDPLYPRERLRFMIEDSGAQLVLTQQQFLDKFQNRTVPIIALDESWPSVAALSDIDSRWHTTPENLAYILYTSGTTGEPKGIEISHRALVNHSTAMARHYGLQPTDRVLQFASISFDVAAEECFPTWAAGATVVLRPNESVPAFADFEQFIADHGLTVLNLPTPYWAEWIEAMEQTDTTLPHAIRLVIVGSEKALPESLVRWQRLAGARIAWCNSYGPTETTITASYFMPERQKDWSAASTVPIGRPIANVQLYVLNPALQPVPIGVAGELYIGGAGVARGYHRQPARTAEQFIPDCFSREPGARLYRTGDRVRRLADDNLEFLGRYDDQIKIRGFRVEPAEIELWLKRHPAVKDALVLQELNEQPGGARRGESRLMGCVVPRIDNATTAQDLRSFLAERLPRYMIPAAWIFLDTLPLTSRGKVDRQALRALAGRIQKTEPVSAPLQTDTEQAIADIWKEILGLEAVGRHDNFFDLGGDSIASLQVIARAKQVGLLFSPRQIFQYQTVAELAAVAGREAVVALEAEQGAVTGEAPLTPIQRAFFELPLVNLHHWNQSVLLEAKEPLVESALEAAVTALIAHHDALRLRFVQTDDGWRQSHAPIPQGPLVCRVNLAALSDSERRAAFEAQATQWQGSLHISEGPLLHVVWFEMGDGLSDRLLIAVHHLAVDGVSWRILLEDLQTFYRQAVENRPIQLPPKTTSFRQWAERLRRYAETEVTKDLPSIFWPTTAGERSIVLPVDDPTGSNREAASETLTVSLDERDTQALLHDVSAAYGTQINDVLLTALAQTLGWWIGLDRVTVDLEGHGREDLFPELDISRTVGWFTSVFPVTLDVTRSESPGEALKSVKEQLRKIPGHGIGYGIVRYLTKNGLDSARARPAPRVPVGFNYLGQFDAVATEESAFVLSTESVGKEQDPRNPMEYELDINASVVNGCLEVMWTYSRERYRSCTITSLATAYLSDLRKLIAHCLSTDAGGYTPSDFPDVELEQDALDAILEQMN